One Luteibacter aegosomaticola genomic window carries:
- a CDS encoding YceI family protein, which yields MRALRYVALAGLLAAAGAANAAPVTYKLDPGHTMVLFSWNHFGFSNPTANLGQVDGTLVYDEAAPTKSTVEVTLPLSGLDTFVPKLDEHLKSADFLDAAKYPTVTFKSTKVTAAGKGKLKVTGDLTVHGVTKPVTLDATLNKVGPHPMMKVQTVGFDATATIKRSDFGVGAYVPNVSDEIKIHITTEAHDASAK from the coding sequence ATGCGCGCTCTCCGTTACGTTGCCCTTGCGGGCCTGCTCGCCGCCGCTGGCGCCGCCAACGCTGCCCCGGTCACCTACAAGCTCGACCCGGGCCACACCATGGTCCTGTTCAGCTGGAACCACTTCGGCTTCTCGAACCCCACCGCCAACCTCGGCCAGGTCGATGGCACGCTCGTTTACGACGAAGCCGCCCCGACCAAGTCGACCGTTGAAGTGACCCTGCCGCTCTCCGGCCTCGACACCTTCGTGCCGAAGCTCGACGAGCACCTGAAGTCGGCCGACTTCCTCGACGCCGCCAAGTACCCGACCGTGACCTTCAAGAGCACCAAGGTCACCGCCGCGGGCAAGGGCAAGCTGAAGGTCACCGGTGACCTGACCGTGCACGGCGTGACCAAGCCGGTCACCCTCGACGCCACCCTGAACAAGGTCGGCCCGCACCCGATGATGAAGGTGCAGACCGTCGGCTTCGACGCCACCGCCACGATCAAGCGTTCCGACTTCGGCGTGGGCGCCTACGTCCCGAACGTCTCGGACGAGATCAAGATCCACATCACCACCGAAGCGCACGACGCCTCGGCAAAATAA
- a CDS encoding RelA/SpoT family protein, translating to MEVIPAKKLTDVSDDTPVPAYVQALEERVGAYLPKEQVLRIRRAFLVGALAHEGQTRKSGEPYITHPVAVAQVLAELGLDAETIIAAILHDTLEDTQLSREELAGAFGETVAELVDGVTKLDKMRFSSRAEADAESFRKMLLAMARDLRVILIKLSDRLHNMRTLGAKDGSSRRRIARETLEIYAPIAQRLGMNKFKAELQDLGFKALYPDRHRIIGERIRAALGNRREAMAKIEMALEGRLAADKIPGRAVSRIKSPWSIYSKMRNEHKSFAQLMDVYGFRVVTDTAMHCYMALGAVHGLYKPVDARFKDFIAIPKGNGYQSLHTVLLGPFGAPIEIQIRTSEMESVAERGVAAHWAYKTDSGPANNAQLRAREWISALADSQASTPSAAEFLENVKIDLFPDEVYLFTPRGDIFSLPRNATALDFAYAVHTDVGDHAVAARVDKKLVPLRTRLVSGQVVEVITAPSAVPNPAWLEAVVTGKARTAIRQYLKHLQHEDAVDFGHRMLDRALDARGLSLDAIPPAVLDRFLDEAKFKRLEELLSEIALGNRFADQVANQLVGVMGPRESQPEATVEHSVEKIRISGAERGVLSFGNCCHPLPGDEIIGFLSSGKGIVVHRVECPNVAEFRKTPERIVAIEWDRDVSGDYRAELRIEVLNRPGVLATVAAAIADAGSNIENVEYIERDSTAATLLFAIEVKGRKHLADVMRRVRRTGVVSGVYRHPL from the coding sequence ATGGAAGTCATCCCTGCGAAAAAACTGACCGACGTCTCCGACGACACTCCGGTGCCCGCCTATGTGCAGGCGCTGGAAGAGCGCGTGGGTGCGTACCTGCCGAAAGAACAGGTGCTGCGTATCCGCCGTGCCTTCCTGGTGGGTGCGCTCGCGCACGAAGGCCAGACGCGTAAATCCGGCGAGCCGTACATCACGCACCCGGTCGCGGTCGCGCAGGTGCTTGCCGAGCTTGGCCTGGATGCCGAGACCATCATCGCCGCGATCCTCCACGATACGCTCGAGGACACCCAGCTCAGCCGCGAGGAGCTCGCCGGCGCGTTCGGTGAAACCGTGGCCGAGCTGGTCGATGGCGTCACCAAGCTCGACAAGATGCGTTTCTCCAGCCGTGCGGAAGCGGATGCCGAAAGCTTCCGCAAAATGCTGCTGGCCATGGCGCGCGACCTGCGTGTCATCCTCATCAAGCTTTCCGACCGCCTGCACAACATGCGCACGCTCGGGGCGAAGGATGGTTCTTCCCGCCGCCGCATCGCGCGCGAAACGCTGGAGATCTACGCGCCGATCGCGCAGCGCCTGGGCATGAACAAGTTCAAGGCGGAGCTGCAGGATCTCGGCTTCAAGGCCCTGTATCCCGACCGCCACCGGATCATCGGCGAGCGCATCCGCGCCGCGCTGGGCAACCGCCGCGAAGCCATGGCCAAGATCGAGATGGCGCTCGAGGGCCGTCTTGCCGCGGATAAGATCCCCGGCCGTGCGGTGAGCCGGATCAAGAGCCCGTGGAGCATCTATTCGAAGATGCGCAACGAACATAAGTCGTTCGCGCAGCTCATGGATGTCTACGGCTTCCGCGTCGTCACCGATACGGCCATGCATTGCTACATGGCGCTGGGCGCCGTGCACGGCCTGTACAAGCCGGTGGACGCGCGCTTCAAGGATTTCATCGCCATTCCCAAGGGCAATGGCTACCAGTCGTTGCATACCGTGCTGCTCGGGCCGTTCGGCGCCCCCATCGAGATCCAGATCCGTACCTCGGAGATGGAATCGGTGGCCGAGCGCGGTGTCGCTGCGCACTGGGCGTACAAGACCGATTCGGGTCCGGCGAACAACGCGCAGCTCCGTGCGCGCGAGTGGATTTCGGCGCTGGCCGATAGCCAGGCCAGCACGCCGTCGGCCGCCGAGTTCCTGGAAAACGTCAAGATCGACCTGTTCCCGGACGAGGTCTATCTGTTCACGCCGCGCGGGGATATTTTCTCGTTGCCGCGCAACGCCACCGCGCTGGATTTCGCGTACGCCGTGCATACCGACGTGGGCGACCATGCCGTGGCCGCGCGCGTCGACAAGAAGCTCGTGCCGTTGCGTACCCGCCTGGTCTCCGGCCAGGTGGTCGAGGTGATCACCGCGCCTTCCGCCGTGCCGAACCCGGCGTGGCTGGAAGCGGTGGTCACGGGCAAGGCGCGTACGGCGATCCGCCAGTACCTGAAGCACCTGCAGCACGAGGATGCGGTCGATTTCGGCCACCGCATGCTCGATCGCGCGCTCGATGCCCGTGGCCTCAGTCTCGATGCCATCCCGCCGGCCGTGCTCGATCGCTTCCTCGACGAAGCCAAGTTCAAGCGTCTCGAAGAACTGCTGTCCGAGATTGCGCTGGGCAATCGTTTCGCGGACCAGGTCGCCAACCAGCTCGTCGGCGTCATGGGCCCGCGCGAGTCGCAGCCAGAGGCCACGGTCGAGCATTCGGTCGAGAAGATCCGCATCAGCGGCGCCGAGCGTGGCGTGCTCAGCTTCGGTAACTGCTGCCACCCGCTGCCTGGCGACGAGATCATCGGTTTCCTGTCGTCGGGCAAGGGCATCGTCGTGCATCGGGTGGAATGCCCGAACGTGGCGGAGTTCCGCAAGACGCCGGAACGCATCGTCGCCATCGAGTGGGATCGCGATGTCAGCGGCGACTACCGTGCCGAGCTGCGTATCGAAGTGCTCAACCGCCCGGGCGTCCTTGCGACGGTCGCCGCGGCGATCGCCGATGCGGGCTCGAACATCGAGAACGTCGAATACATCGAGCGCGACAGCACGGCAGCCACGCTGCTCTTCGCCATCGAGGTAAAGGGCCGCAAGCACCTGGCCGACGTGATGCGCCGCGTCCGCCGCACCGGCGTCGTCAGCGGCGTCTACCGCCACCCCCTCTGA
- a CDS encoding glycosyltransferase — translation MATVFPARTMTVVQLVPALHSGGAERSTLEIAKALVEAGHRSIVVSAGGRLVAQLEAEGSEHITLAIGHKSLRTLFTVGKLRRILRQVKPDIVHARSRLPAWVGWWAMKRVKPRPHFVTTVHGLNSPGHYSSILLRGERVIVVSQTLRDYVLRHYPDDISSARISVVPRGVDTEAFPYGYRPDDSWQRAFFEEYPQLEGAPLLTLPGRGTRLKGHADAIELIADLQSRAIDARLLLMGADEPGREAYVAELRALIRERGLEAKVVISPPRSDIRDVYAMSNLVLQLSQRPESFGRTVVEALAMCRPVLGYAHGGVGELLAELYPAGRVPLNDRERLVERAAELLRFAPPIPPPRSYRLVDMQAATLALYAEVVEGVPVA, via the coding sequence ATGGCCACCGTCTTCCCAGCCCGGACGATGACCGTTGTACAACTCGTACCCGCCCTTCATTCGGGCGGTGCCGAGCGCTCGACCCTCGAAATCGCCAAAGCCCTCGTCGAGGCCGGCCACCGTTCCATCGTGGTCTCGGCCGGCGGCCGCCTCGTGGCGCAGCTCGAAGCCGAGGGTAGCGAGCACATCACCCTGGCCATCGGCCACAAGTCGCTGCGCACGCTGTTCACCGTGGGCAAGCTGCGGCGCATCCTGCGCCAGGTGAAACCCGATATCGTCCACGCCCGTTCGCGCCTCCCGGCGTGGGTCGGCTGGTGGGCCATGAAGCGGGTGAAGCCGCGCCCGCATTTCGTCACCACCGTGCACGGCCTCAACAGCCCGGGGCACTACAGCAGCATCCTGCTGCGTGGCGAACGGGTCATCGTGGTGTCGCAGACGCTGCGTGATTACGTGCTGCGCCATTACCCCGACGATATTTCCAGCGCGCGCATCTCGGTGGTGCCGCGCGGCGTCGATACCGAGGCCTTCCCCTACGGCTACCGCCCGGACGATTCCTGGCAGCGCGCGTTCTTCGAGGAATACCCGCAGCTGGAAGGTGCGCCCCTGCTCACCCTGCCTGGCCGCGGTACGCGCCTTAAGGGCCACGCCGACGCGATCGAGCTGATCGCCGACCTGCAGAGCCGCGCCATCGATGCGCGCCTGCTGCTCATGGGGGCCGACGAGCCGGGCCGCGAAGCCTACGTGGCCGAGCTGCGTGCGCTTATCCGCGAGCGCGGGCTCGAGGCCAAGGTGGTCATTTCGCCGCCGCGTTCCGATATCCGCGATGTCTACGCCATGTCCAACCTCGTGCTGCAGCTATCGCAGCGGCCCGAGTCGTTCGGGCGCACGGTGGTCGAAGCCCTGGCCATGTGCCGGCCCGTGCTGGGCTATGCCCACGGCGGCGTGGGCGAACTGCTCGCCGAGCTCTACCCCGCGGGCCGCGTACCGCTGAACGATCGCGAGCGGCTGGTGGAGCGCGCGGCGGAACTGCTCCGTTTCGCACCGCCCATCCCGCCGCCGCGCAGCTACCGCCTGGTCGATATGCAGGCCGCGACGCTCGCGCTGTATGCCGAGGTGGTGGAAGGCGTACCCGTCGCGTGA
- a CDS encoding malonic semialdehyde reductase: MSAPLSDATLDQLFRHARTFNAWQDKEVTDAQLKELYDLVKMGPTSANSSPMRVVFIKSQDAKARLKPFLSENNAGKTMSAPVTAIVATDFAFYDHLPKLFPHAPARDWFVGNDALVEATGFRNSSLQGAYLIMAARSLGLDCGPMSGYDQAGLDAEFFAGTHIKSNFLVNIGYGDANTNLFGRLPRFDFDEVAQIL; encoded by the coding sequence ATGAGCGCTCCGCTGTCCGATGCAACGCTTGACCAGTTGTTCCGCCACGCCCGCACCTTCAACGCCTGGCAGGACAAGGAAGTAACCGATGCACAGCTCAAGGAGCTCTACGATCTGGTGAAGATGGGCCCCACGTCGGCCAACTCCTCGCCGATGCGCGTGGTGTTCATCAAGTCGCAGGACGCCAAGGCCCGCCTGAAGCCGTTCCTTTCCGAGAACAATGCCGGCAAGACCATGAGCGCCCCGGTCACGGCCATCGTCGCCACGGACTTCGCCTTCTACGACCACCTGCCGAAGCTGTTCCCGCACGCCCCGGCGCGTGACTGGTTCGTCGGCAACGATGCGCTGGTGGAGGCCACCGGCTTCCGCAACAGCTCGCTCCAGGGTGCCTACCTGATCATGGCGGCCCGCTCGCTCGGCCTCGACTGCGGTCCCATGTCGGGCTACGACCAGGCTGGCCTGGATGCCGAGTTCTTCGCCGGCACGCACATCAAGTCGAACTTCCTGGTGAACATCGGCTACGGCGATGCCAACACCAACCTGTTCGGCCGCCTGCCGCGTTTCGATTTCGACGAAGTCGCCCAGATCCTCTGA
- a CDS encoding mitochondrial fission ELM1 family protein, with translation MSATALPPGSCWVITDGAAGNRRQALALAEALTPSIREFSVELRAPWAWFAPRLLPGGRLALSRRHARLEAPWPALVIGCGRAAAWATRQVRDWSGGRTLAVQILDPRIAPDHWDLVVAPKHDQLHGDNVLTPLGSLNPIDDTWLADARDAFAPFGDLPGPRVGLLLGGARHGAAYDASELAALLEAVKRRQAREGGSVMAVASRRTPTAVLPMVRAALHDVPGFLWAPGDEDPNPYPGVLGWADRLVVTPDSVNMLSEACATGRPVHTLVAAPLPAKLERFHAELRSTRRLHAIDADTPPTQPVLRETERIATQVRQHLGAGPTS, from the coding sequence GTGAGTGCCACGGCCCTTCCTCCGGGTTCATGCTGGGTGATCACGGATGGCGCCGCCGGTAACCGCCGGCAGGCCCTCGCCCTGGCCGAAGCCTTGACCCCGTCCATACGGGAATTCTCAGTCGAACTGCGTGCACCGTGGGCCTGGTTCGCCCCACGGCTCCTTCCCGGCGGCCGCCTGGCGTTGTCACGGCGCCACGCCCGGCTCGAAGCCCCGTGGCCCGCGCTGGTGATCGGGTGCGGCCGTGCCGCGGCCTGGGCGACCCGCCAGGTACGTGACTGGTCCGGCGGCCGCACGCTCGCCGTGCAGATCCTCGACCCGCGCATCGCACCCGACCATTGGGATCTCGTGGTCGCGCCAAAGCACGACCAGTTGCATGGCGACAACGTGCTTACCCCGCTGGGCTCGCTCAATCCGATCGACGACACCTGGCTGGCCGACGCCCGTGATGCCTTCGCCCCCTTCGGCGACCTGCCCGGCCCCCGCGTCGGCCTGCTGCTGGGCGGTGCGCGGCATGGTGCGGCGTACGATGCGAGCGAACTGGCCGCCCTGCTCGAGGCCGTGAAGCGGCGGCAGGCGCGCGAAGGTGGCTCGGTGATGGCCGTGGCATCGCGGCGTACCCCAACCGCCGTGCTGCCCATGGTGCGCGCGGCGCTCCACGATGTGCCCGGTTTCCTGTGGGCACCGGGTGATGAGGATCCGAACCCCTACCCCGGCGTGCTCGGCTGGGCCGACCGGCTCGTGGTCACGCCGGATTCGGTGAACATGCTTTCCGAAGCCTGCGCCACGGGCCGGCCGGTACACACGCTGGTCGCCGCCCCGCTGCCGGCGAAGCTGGAACGCTTCCACGCCGAGCTCCGCTCCACCCGCCGCCTGCACGCGATCGACGCCGACACACCACCGACCCAACCGGTGCTGCGCGAAACCGAACGCATCGCCACGCAAGTCCGCCAACACCTGGGCGCGGGCCCCACATCGTAG
- the recG gene encoding ATP-dependent DNA helicase RecG, whose protein sequence is MARSTRTPSVAPPAADPGRAPLTTLGGVGPALAETLAKLGLRQVQDLWFHLPLRYEDRTTVVPIGELRPGTHVQVEGTVDFVERGFRFRPQLKVIISDESGRALLLRFFHFRKSQVDQLQKGTRLLCFGEVRQGPQGLEMVHPQYQRLESDDAVVVDERLTPVYPTTEGLGPRRLASVIAKALHHLPGDDRLELIPEEVGRPLGLTSLRDALLYVHRPPPDVDLRQLEEGGHPAQKRLAFEELLTQHLTLRRMRAAVKKRKAPALKSAGTLRERMLEALPFALTKAQARVAAEVGRDLTRAHPMLRLVQGDVGSGKTVVAALAALTAVEAGFQVALVAPTELLAEQHLRNFRAWLEPLGLHVEWLAGKVQGRARKSALAHAAEGTAHVVVGTHALMQEGVVFQNLGLVIVDEQHRFGVHQRLALRDKGASGELIPHQLVLTATPIPRTLAMSAYADLDVSSIDELPPGRTPVQTVALSNERRYDVMERIHGACMEGRQVYWVCTLIEENEQMNAQAAEVAHAELAAGLPDLNVGLIHGRMKPKEKQAVMDAFKAGEIAVLVATTVIEVGVDVPNASLMVIENSERLGLAQLHQLRGRVGRGSIASTCVLLYQTPLSRLAKERLQVMRETNDGFRIAEKDLELRGPGEVLGTRQTGQLQFRIADLTRDAHLMPDVQRVAEAMMRDHAARCEQLIARWVGDAARYVDA, encoded by the coding sequence GTGGCCCGTAGCACTCGCACACCATCCGTCGCGCCACCCGCGGCGGATCCCGGTCGCGCGCCGCTGACCACGCTTGGCGGCGTGGGGCCGGCGCTGGCCGAGACGCTGGCGAAGCTCGGCCTGCGCCAGGTGCAGGACCTCTGGTTCCACCTGCCGCTACGCTACGAAGACCGCACCACGGTGGTTCCCATCGGCGAGTTGCGCCCCGGTACGCACGTGCAGGTGGAAGGCACCGTGGATTTCGTCGAGCGCGGGTTTCGTTTTCGCCCGCAGCTCAAGGTCATCATCAGCGATGAATCCGGGCGTGCATTGCTGCTGCGCTTCTTCCACTTCCGTAAATCGCAGGTGGATCAGCTGCAGAAAGGCACGCGCCTGCTCTGCTTCGGCGAGGTGCGCCAGGGGCCGCAAGGCCTGGAGATGGTGCACCCGCAATACCAGCGCCTCGAGAGCGACGACGCGGTGGTGGTCGACGAGCGCCTGACGCCGGTTTACCCGACCACCGAAGGCCTTGGCCCGCGCCGCCTCGCCAGTGTGATCGCGAAGGCGCTGCACCACCTGCCCGGCGATGACCGGCTGGAACTGATACCGGAAGAGGTTGGCCGTCCGCTCGGGCTCACATCGCTGCGCGATGCGTTGCTCTACGTGCACCGCCCACCGCCGGATGTCGATCTTCGCCAGCTCGAAGAGGGTGGCCACCCGGCGCAGAAGCGCCTGGCATTCGAAGAATTGCTGACCCAGCACCTCACGCTGCGGCGCATGCGTGCGGCGGTGAAGAAGCGCAAGGCGCCTGCGCTGAAGAGTGCCGGTACGTTGCGTGAGCGCATGCTTGAAGCGCTGCCCTTCGCGCTGACGAAAGCACAGGCGCGCGTGGCGGCTGAAGTCGGGCGCGATCTGACCCGCGCACACCCCATGCTCCGCCTCGTCCAGGGCGATGTCGGCAGCGGTAAGACGGTGGTGGCGGCGCTGGCCGCGCTGACCGCGGTGGAAGCCGGTTTCCAGGTCGCGCTCGTCGCGCCGACGGAACTGCTCGCGGAGCAGCACCTGCGCAACTTCCGCGCCTGGCTCGAGCCACTGGGCCTCCACGTGGAATGGCTGGCGGGCAAGGTGCAGGGCAGGGCGCGCAAGAGCGCGCTTGCGCACGCGGCGGAAGGCACGGCGCACGTGGTGGTCGGCACGCACGCCTTGATGCAGGAAGGCGTCGTGTTCCAGAACCTCGGCCTGGTTATCGTCGACGAGCAGCACCGCTTTGGCGTGCACCAGCGACTGGCTCTGCGCGACAAGGGCGCCAGTGGTGAGCTTATTCCGCACCAGCTCGTGCTCACCGCCACGCCGATCCCGCGCACGCTCGCGATGAGCGCCTACGCGGACCTCGATGTCTCGTCCATCGATGAATTGCCGCCGGGCCGCACGCCGGTACAGACCGTGGCGCTTTCCAACGAGCGTCGCTACGACGTTATGGAGCGCATCCATGGGGCCTGCATGGAAGGGCGTCAGGTGTACTGGGTGTGCACACTGATCGAAGAGAACGAGCAGATGAACGCGCAGGCGGCTGAAGTGGCCCATGCGGAGCTCGCTGCTGGCTTGCCGGACCTCAACGTCGGCCTGATCCACGGGCGCATGAAGCCCAAGGAAAAGCAGGCGGTGATGGATGCGTTCAAGGCCGGCGAGATCGCCGTGCTGGTCGCGACCACCGTGATCGAGGTGGGCGTGGATGTGCCCAACGCCAGCCTCATGGTGATCGAGAACAGCGAGCGGCTTGGCCTGGCCCAGTTGCATCAGTTGCGTGGGCGCGTGGGGCGTGGCTCCATCGCGTCGACCTGCGTGCTGCTGTACCAGACGCCGCTATCGCGGCTGGCGAAGGAGCGCCTGCAGGTGATGCGCGAAACCAACGATGGGTTCCGCATTGCCGAGAAGGATCTGGAATTGCGCGGCCCGGGCGAAGTGCTCGGCACGCGGCAGACCGGCCAGTTGCAGTTCCGCATCGCCGACCTCACGCGCGATGCGCACCTCATGCCGGATGTGCAGCGCGTGGCCGAGGCGATGATGCGCGACCATGCGGCACGCTGCGAGCAGCTCATCGCCCGCTGGGTCGGCGACGCCGCCCGCTACGTCGACGCCTGA
- a CDS encoding RidA family protein, which produces MTRSIIATDKAPAAIGPYSQGVRAGNTVYFSGQIPLDPATGNLVEGDITAQTRRVFDNLTAVAEAAGGKLSDIVRVGIYVTDLGNFAAVNAVMAEYFQQPYPARSTIEVSGLPKAAQVEVDAILVLP; this is translated from the coding sequence ATGACCCGCAGCATTATTGCTACCGACAAGGCGCCGGCGGCCATCGGCCCGTATTCGCAGGGCGTCCGTGCTGGCAACACCGTGTATTTCTCGGGCCAGATTCCGCTCGACCCGGCCACCGGCAACCTCGTGGAAGGCGATATCACCGCGCAGACGCGCCGCGTGTTCGATAACCTCACGGCCGTGGCCGAAGCCGCGGGCGGCAAGCTGTCGGATATCGTCCGCGTCGGCATCTACGTGACCGATCTTGGTAACTTTGCCGCCGTGAACGCGGTGATGGCCGAGTACTTCCAGCAGCCGTACCCGGCGCGTTCCACCATCGAGGTCTCGGGCTTGCCGAAGGCCGCCCAGGTGGAAGTGGACGCGATCCTCGTCCTGCCGTAA
- a CDS encoding MlaA family lipoprotein, translating to MDPKINFKRLVRHALGLAAVALLAACHVAPPRTDDPNEHMNRKVYAFNDKLDKAIIRPVAVGYRNVTTPGVRTAVSDFYTNIRLPITIGNQLLQGRPGQAAVTTGRFIVNLGIGFLGFKDPASMLGMPLYDSDFGVTLARWGVPEGEYLVLPFVGPTTVRDVWKLPVDSYFFDPLSYLSRNHDFHHGEYYVPSALYLVTLRARAIDAESFLASAYDPYVFMRDAYRQQRLYQIYDGNPPEDVIEKMQGVGDSKDFDPDELLKEQHSWEKQNGQNPD from the coding sequence ATGGACCCCAAGATCAACTTCAAACGGCTGGTTCGCCATGCCCTCGGCCTGGCGGCCGTGGCCCTGCTGGCCGCCTGCCATGTGGCGCCGCCCCGTACGGACGACCCGAACGAGCACATGAACCGCAAGGTTTATGCGTTCAACGACAAGCTGGACAAGGCGATCATCCGCCCGGTGGCCGTGGGCTACCGCAATGTCACCACCCCGGGCGTGCGCACGGCGGTGAGCGATTTCTATACCAATATCCGCCTGCCGATCACCATTGGTAACCAGCTGCTCCAGGGCCGTCCGGGCCAGGCGGCGGTGACCACGGGCCGCTTTATCGTGAACCTGGGCATCGGTTTCCTGGGCTTCAAGGATCCGGCGAGCATGCTGGGCATGCCGCTGTACGACAGCGACTTTGGCGTGACCCTGGCTCGTTGGGGCGTGCCTGAGGGCGAGTACCTGGTCCTGCCCTTCGTGGGCCCGACCACGGTCCGCGATGTCTGGAAGCTGCCGGTGGATAGCTATTTCTTCGATCCGCTGAGCTATCTGTCGCGTAACCACGATTTCCACCATGGTGAGTACTACGTGCCGTCGGCGCTGTACCTGGTGACGTTGCGTGCGCGTGCGATCGATGCGGAGAGCTTCCTGGCGTCGGCTTACGATCCGTATGTGTTCATGCGTGATGCGTATCGCCAGCAGCGTCTCTATCAGATCTACGACGGTAATCCGCCGGAGGATGTGATCGAGAAGATGCAGGGCGTGGGCGATAGCAAGGATTTCGACCCGGATGAGCTCCTGAAGGAGCAGCATTCCTGGGAGAAGCAGAACGGGCAGAACCCGGACTGA
- a CDS encoding zinc-finger domain-containing protein, producing MHPNPAAAPLIPANAENRYEVTRHDLPLSCPMPGMFLWNSHPKVYLPIEDEGGTSKCSYCGATYVLKD from the coding sequence ATGCACCCGAATCCCGCGGCTGCGCCGCTCATCCCGGCGAATGCCGAAAACCGCTACGAAGTGACCCGCCACGATCTTCCGCTGTCGTGCCCGATGCCGGGCATGTTCCTGTGGAACTCGCACCCCAAGGTGTACCTGCCCATCGAAGACGAGGGCGGCACCTCCAAGTGCTCGTATTGTGGTGCCACCTACGTACTGAAAGACTGA
- the rpoZ gene encoding DNA-directed RNA polymerase subunit omega, with product MARITVEDCLEVVDNRFELVLMATKRARQLSKGAEPTLDPGSDKPTVVALREIADRRVNEQMIEEIDKAARERAEREALEWAATEVDDDLSKGGDD from the coding sequence ATGGCCCGTATTACTGTCGAAGACTGCCTCGAGGTAGTCGACAACCGCTTTGAGCTCGTGCTCATGGCGACCAAGCGTGCTCGCCAGCTGTCCAAGGGCGCTGAACCGACCCTCGATCCGGGCAGCGACAAGCCGACCGTGGTCGCGCTGCGCGAGATCGCCGATCGTCGCGTCAACGAGCAGATGATCGAAGAGATCGACAAGGCCGCCCGCGAGCGCGCCGAGCGTGAAGCCCTCGAGTGGGCCGCCACGGAAGTGGACGACGACCTCTCGAAGGGCGGAGATGACTGA
- a CDS encoding O-antigen ligase family protein, with product MSTPGIKAALRAGLRSPLLPVWLVPALLPFGRSAELGVFLALVGAILLLVREPQALRHHPGAKLFLWLFAAYAGAALISAVDAVAPGKSWGTLAGILRFAPLGVYTCFAMRRPGKVRALYIATAAVVAIWVLDAWVQAFTGIGLAGHSNAERLSGIFGSDNLKLGPALSACAPFLLWSVRERWGRWALVGAYLATLGPVLLSGSRASWICYGLVGLAFLWREAGSFKRFVAACAAAGVVVVAAGLLAWQVSPRFRERIAHTLPALNGTSQGLDTALTGRLDIWKTSLRLYEGNPVNGVGVRGFRVAYPTYAAPGDHFLTIEKCGEGEGACHAHQVVLEVATETGTIGLLAWLAATVFAVRTWWRAGAEARRRAFPPTVALFVIFFPLNTHMAFYSAWWGLLAAWLFAVWCAALFADLPDAEPRHGG from the coding sequence GTGAGCACCCCGGGCATCAAGGCAGCCCTGCGCGCCGGGCTGCGCTCACCGCTGTTGCCGGTATGGCTGGTGCCTGCGTTGTTGCCGTTCGGGCGCAGCGCCGAGCTCGGCGTGTTCCTGGCCCTGGTCGGCGCCATCCTGTTGCTGGTGCGCGAACCGCAAGCCCTGCGCCATCACCCGGGAGCGAAACTGTTCCTGTGGTTGTTCGCGGCGTATGCCGGCGCCGCCCTCATCTCGGCGGTCGATGCCGTCGCGCCCGGCAAGAGCTGGGGCACGCTGGCCGGCATCCTGCGCTTTGCACCGCTTGGCGTGTACACCTGCTTCGCCATGCGCCGGCCTGGCAAGGTGCGTGCGCTGTACATCGCAACCGCCGCGGTCGTTGCTATCTGGGTGCTGGATGCGTGGGTGCAGGCGTTCACCGGGATCGGGCTCGCCGGCCACTCCAACGCGGAGCGGCTCTCCGGCATCTTCGGTAGCGATAACCTGAAGCTGGGTCCCGCGCTGTCCGCCTGCGCCCCGTTCCTGCTGTGGAGCGTGCGCGAGCGCTGGGGTCGTTGGGCGCTGGTCGGCGCTTACCTTGCCACCCTCGGCCCCGTGCTGCTCTCCGGTTCGCGCGCGTCCTGGATTTGCTACGGGCTGGTCGGCCTCGCCTTCCTGTGGCGCGAAGCCGGTAGCTTCAAGCGTTTCGTCGCCGCCTGCGCCGCCGCGGGCGTGGTCGTGGTCGCTGCCGGGCTGCTGGCCTGGCAGGTTTCGCCGCGGTTCCGCGAACGCATCGCGCATACCTTGCCGGCCTTGAATGGCACCTCCCAGGGCCTGGATACCGCGCTGACCGGCCGCCTGGATATCTGGAAAACCTCGCTGCGACTGTACGAGGGCAACCCGGTGAATGGCGTCGGCGTGCGCGGGTTCCGCGTGGCCTATCCCACCTATGCCGCTCCCGGCGACCACTTCCTCACGATCGAGAAGTGCGGGGAGGGCGAGGGTGCCTGCCATGCCCACCAGGTGGTGCTGGAGGTGGCGACTGAAACCGGCACGATCGGCTTGCTGGCCTGGCTCGCGGCTACGGTGTTCGCCGTGCGCACCTGGTGGCGCGCTGGTGCCGAGGCGCGCCGCCGGGCGTTCCCGCCGACCGTGGCGTTGTTCGTGATCTTCTTTCCGTTGAATACCCACATGGCCTTCTACTCAGCGTGGTGGGGCCTGCTCGCCGCCTGGCTGTTTGCCGTGTGGTGTGCGGCGTTGTTCGCCGACCTGCCCGATGCGGAACCACGGCATGGCGGGTGA